One genomic window of Glycine max cultivar Williams 82 chromosome 16, Glycine_max_v4.0, whole genome shotgun sequence includes the following:
- the LOC102663863 gene encoding CBL-interacting serine/threonine-protein kinase 14 yields MVLKAVSKPTLEKNGYAVHVECKVAIMRQLRHPHTISLYEVLATRTKIYFVMEFAVRGELFHVVAVEAVYHHQKYFWQLLSSMRHCPSHGVYHRDLKLDNIHFDQDMNLNVSDFGLSALRSRIQHDGMLHNLCGTPAYVAPEILARKGYDGAIMDVWSCDIVLFVLNAGYLPFNDYNVTILYRKIKNLVTRLLDTNPETRIVMNKNYYMLC; encoded by the coding sequence ATGGTGTTGAAGGCCGTCAGCAAGCCTACGCTAGAGAAAAACGGTTACGCGGTGCACGTGGAGTGCAAGGTCGCTATCATGCGCCAACTACGCCACCCGCACACAATAAGCCTCTACGAGGTCCTCGCCACGAGGACCAAAATCTACTTCGTGATGGAGTTCGCCGTGCGCGGCGAACTCTTTCACGTGGTTGCCGTGGAGGCCGTATACCATCATCAGAAGTACTTCTGGCAACTCCTCTCTTCCATGAGACACTGTCCCTCACACGGCGTATACCATCGCGATTTAAAGCTCGACAACATTCATTTCGACCAAGACATGAACCTCAATGTCTCCGACTTCGGATTGAGCGCGTTGAGGAGCCGGATCCAACACGACGGCATGTTACACAATTTGTGTGGGACCCCTGCATACGTGGCGCCCGAGATTCTCGCGAGGAAGGGGTACGACGGTGCCATCATGGACGTGTGGTCGTGCGACATCGTTTTGTTCGTGCTCAACGCTGGGTACTTACCCTTCAATGATTACAATGTTACGATTTTATATAGGAAGATCAAGAATCTAGTGACGAGGTTGTTAGACACGAATCCCGAGACAAGGATTGTTATGAACAAAAACTATTATATGTTATGCTAA